In Horticoccus luteus, the following proteins share a genomic window:
- a CDS encoding DUF1643 domain-containing protein: MMRNDCVFSRDRRYRYTLIHRWDELLNPERGIAWICLNPSTADENQLDPTLRRIRAFSAAWGYGYFVMLNAFAWRATLPADMKRVADPVGPDNDRWIAHWAARVDRVMLGWGEHGAHLGRDRAVLRLLNPANTFCLQRNASTQPKHPLYVAQATPPAPFAFPALEAPPQ; encoded by the coding sequence ATGATGCGCAACGACTGCGTGTTTTCCCGCGATCGCCGTTACCGCTACACCCTCATCCACCGGTGGGATGAATTGCTCAACCCCGAGCGCGGCATCGCGTGGATCTGCCTCAACCCCAGCACCGCCGACGAAAACCAACTCGATCCCACCCTGCGCCGCATCCGCGCTTTTTCTGCTGCCTGGGGCTATGGATATTTCGTGATGCTCAACGCCTTCGCCTGGCGCGCCACGTTGCCCGCCGACATGAAACGCGTCGCCGATCCCGTCGGTCCCGACAACGACCGGTGGATCGCGCATTGGGCCGCGCGCGTCGATCGCGTCATGCTCGGCTGGGGCGAGCACGGCGCGCACCTCGGTCGCGATCGCGCTGTGCTGCGGTTGCTGAATCCCGCCAACACCTTCTGCCTCCAACGCAACGCCAGCACCCAACCCAAGCACCCGCTCTACGTTGCCCAAGCCACGCCACCCGCCCCCTTCGCTTTCCCAGCCCTCGAAGCGCCGCCGCAGTGA
- a CDS encoding STAS/SEC14 domain-containing protein, with amino-acid sequence MIRVLAQSHAPVLGFHVTGRLSADDYRAFMTAVESAIAAHGPVRILLWFEAFGGWDLAARWHDLLFTSRHSQSVERFALVGTWHQRWSAQLSRLFTSAEVRAFPADELGDAWAWLQENRGEIAFPLAVPATAKFPSLALSPFAA; translated from the coding sequence ATGATCCGCGTTCTAGCTCAAAGTCACGCCCCGGTGCTCGGCTTTCACGTCACCGGCCGCCTCAGCGCCGATGACTATCGCGCGTTCATGACCGCCGTGGAATCCGCCATCGCGGCCCACGGCCCCGTGCGCATTTTACTTTGGTTCGAAGCCTTTGGCGGCTGGGATCTCGCGGCGCGCTGGCACGACCTGCTCTTCACCTCGCGCCACTCCCAATCGGTGGAACGCTTCGCGCTCGTCGGCACATGGCATCAACGCTGGAGCGCGCAACTCAGCCGCCTTTTCACGAGCGCCGAAGTGCGCGCCTTTCCCGCCGACGAACTCGGCGACGCGTGGGCCTGGCTCCAGGAAAACCGCGGCGAAATCGCGTTTCCCCTCGCCGTCCCCGCGACCGCCAAATTCCCCTCGCTCGCGCTCTCCCCCTTCGCTGCGTAA
- a CDS encoding MBL fold metallo-hydrolase gives MRNVPPGIHPIRGVMGLCHLLVDERGQAVLLDTGLVGEPWLIRWKLHRLGLGPRDLKAILLTHGHLDHAGNLAWAKRWSGARIYAHPAEQAHIDGTFPYTGAAVRCGKLERAGRRILRVGQPARIDVGLADGDELPWWGGLRVVHLPGHTLGHCGFYSARHDLLFSGDLFASYFFNVHLPPRILNAAPAMIPASLEKAQRLNPRLIVPQHYDVLDGALHRTRLDGLCEKLARRGGKAGAYPL, from the coding sequence ATGAGAAACGTGCCTCCGGGCATCCATCCGATTCGCGGCGTGATGGGGCTGTGTCATCTGCTGGTCGATGAGCGCGGCCAGGCGGTGCTGCTCGATACCGGACTGGTCGGAGAACCGTGGCTTATTCGTTGGAAACTGCACCGGCTGGGGCTTGGTCCGAGGGATTTGAAGGCGATTTTGCTGACGCACGGGCATCTTGATCACGCGGGCAACCTGGCGTGGGCGAAGCGGTGGAGCGGAGCGCGGATTTATGCGCATCCCGCGGAGCAGGCGCACATCGACGGCACGTTTCCGTATACGGGTGCGGCGGTGCGTTGTGGAAAACTGGAACGGGCGGGGCGGCGGATATTGCGCGTGGGGCAGCCGGCGCGGATCGATGTCGGATTGGCGGACGGCGACGAGTTGCCGTGGTGGGGCGGATTGCGCGTGGTGCATTTGCCGGGGCACACGCTGGGGCACTGCGGGTTTTACAGCGCGCGCCATGATCTGCTGTTCAGCGGGGATTTGTTCGCGAGTTACTTTTTCAACGTGCACCTGCCGCCGCGTATTTTGAATGCCGCGCCGGCGATGATTCCGGCGTCGTTGGAGAAAGCGCAGCGGCTCAATCCGCGACTGATCGTGCCCCAGCACTACGATGTGCTCGATGGCGCGTTGCACCGGACGCGGTTGGACGGGTTGTGTGAAAAACTCGCGCGGCGAGGCGGGAAAGCGGGCGCGTATCCGCTCTGA
- a CDS encoding Zn-dependent hydrolase produces the protein MNAVDPRRTIEELKELRRLTGDENGAQRVAFTPVWVATRAWLRAKLDAIPQLQTHVDAAGNMWSTLPGESPRALLIGGHMDSVPNGGWLDGCLNVLAGLEILRRIVAQYAGRPPVTVRLVDWADEEGARFGKSLFGSSACAGTLNMEEARGLKDRDGVALPEALRAVGIDLENAKASGAELKDAAAYLELHVEQGPVLLDLDLPLGAVLGTFGVERHAITFRGQAAHSGSTPMNRRKDALLAAARMSPEIYRIAERSGVGVCTIGSCSTKPGIVTSVVEECRLTLDQRHLDAAALARMLREAQEASERFAQEGNVTVTWERLWQIEPRPFHPELIEFCDEAIRETCGQSHRLPSGPLHDAAEVAGAGVPTVMMFVQSLHGISHNKIEDTKEEHLEACVQAFDRLAERTLRWVAAKGLVH, from the coding sequence ATGAATGCTGTCGATCCCCGCCGCACGATTGAGGAATTGAAAGAGTTGCGCCGACTGACGGGCGACGAAAATGGCGCGCAGCGCGTGGCGTTCACGCCGGTGTGGGTGGCGACGCGAGCGTGGTTGCGCGCGAAACTGGACGCGATCCCGCAACTGCAGACGCACGTGGACGCGGCAGGAAATATGTGGAGCACGCTCCCGGGCGAATCGCCGCGGGCGTTGTTGATCGGGGGGCACATGGATTCGGTGCCGAATGGCGGCTGGCTCGATGGTTGCCTCAACGTGCTGGCGGGGCTGGAGATTTTGCGGCGCATCGTGGCGCAGTATGCCGGGCGTCCGCCGGTGACGGTGCGGCTGGTGGACTGGGCGGATGAGGAAGGGGCGCGTTTCGGGAAGAGTTTGTTCGGCTCGTCGGCGTGTGCGGGGACGTTGAACATGGAAGAGGCGCGGGGACTGAAGGATCGTGACGGCGTGGCGCTGCCGGAGGCGTTGCGCGCGGTGGGGATTGACTTGGAAAACGCAAAGGCGAGCGGCGCGGAATTGAAAGACGCGGCGGCGTATCTCGAGTTGCACGTGGAGCAGGGGCCGGTGCTGCTCGATCTCGATCTGCCGCTGGGCGCGGTGCTGGGGACGTTTGGTGTGGAGCGGCACGCGATCACGTTTCGCGGGCAGGCGGCGCACTCGGGATCGACGCCGATGAACCGGAGGAAGGATGCGTTACTCGCGGCGGCGCGGATGAGCCCGGAGATATATCGCATCGCGGAGCGCAGCGGCGTGGGCGTGTGCACGATCGGATCGTGCTCCACCAAGCCGGGCATCGTGACGAGTGTGGTGGAGGAGTGTCGCCTCACGCTCGATCAACGGCATCTCGACGCGGCGGCGCTGGCGCGGATGTTACGCGAGGCGCAGGAGGCGAGCGAACGGTTTGCGCAGGAGGGCAACGTGACGGTGACGTGGGAGAGGTTGTGGCAGATCGAGCCGCGGCCGTTTCATCCGGAGCTGATTGAGTTTTGCGACGAGGCGATCCGGGAGACGTGCGGGCAGTCGCACCGGTTGCCGTCGGGGCCGTTGCACGATGCGGCGGAGGTGGCGGGGGCGGGGGTGCCGACGGTGATGATGTTTGTGCAGAGTCTGCACGGCATCAGTCACAACAAGATCGAGGACACGAAGGAAGAGCATCTCGAGGCGTGCGTGCAGGCGTTTGACCGGCTGGCCGAGCGGACGCTGCGCTGGGTGGCGGCAAAAGGTCTCGTTCATTGA
- a CDS encoding NAD(P)-dependent oxidoreductase, with the protein MALQPLLSSDALAANMAELKPPFRPSEALVEAHRCLFCFDAPCIMACPTGIDVPAFIKKIAAGRPADAARTILSANILGASCARVCPTEVLCEGACVLDDRDEQPIQIGRLQRYVTDFVTERNISVLSAPAQKSGHAIAVIGAGPAGLGCAAELARLGHRVTIFEQKQLPGGLNTYGIAYYKMTPDVSLAEVDLVRSLGVEIRCGVTVGRDITVAQLEKEFAALFLGVGLGAATRLRIPGEDLPEVLDALDYIAQIHTQRLDKIPTGRRVAVIGAGNTAIDAVTQSKRLGADRSFIVYRRGEPEMSAYDFEYAHAKHDGAHFLFHAAPLEILATDGHVSGLRLVRTRLVGDRAEAIPGTEWIEPCDLVLKAVGQQKQAALLRSLFPTLALDDRGVVQRDPLTGATNLPHVFTGGDCANGGREVVNAVGEGKKAALGIHAFLTRALASLPVQPSRLGAKAGASGSGLVHPIRAHELEAALPSPARG; encoded by the coding sequence ATGGCTCTTCAACCGCTGCTCTCCTCCGACGCCCTCGCCGCCAACATGGCGGAGCTCAAACCGCCCTTCCGCCCCAGCGAGGCCCTCGTCGAGGCTCACCGCTGCCTCTTCTGCTTCGACGCCCCGTGCATCATGGCCTGCCCCACCGGCATCGACGTGCCGGCGTTCATCAAAAAAATCGCCGCCGGCCGCCCCGCCGACGCCGCGCGCACCATCCTCTCCGCCAACATTCTCGGCGCCTCCTGCGCCCGCGTCTGCCCCACCGAAGTCCTCTGTGAAGGCGCCTGCGTCCTCGACGACCGCGATGAACAACCCATCCAAATCGGACGCCTCCAGCGCTACGTGACCGACTTCGTCACCGAACGAAACATCTCCGTCCTCTCCGCCCCCGCGCAAAAATCCGGCCACGCCATCGCCGTCATCGGCGCCGGTCCCGCCGGCCTCGGCTGCGCCGCCGAACTTGCCCGCCTCGGCCATCGCGTGACCATTTTCGAGCAGAAACAACTGCCCGGCGGCCTCAACACCTACGGCATCGCCTATTACAAAATGACGCCCGACGTCAGCCTCGCCGAAGTCGACCTCGTGCGATCGCTCGGCGTCGAAATCCGCTGCGGTGTCACCGTCGGGCGCGATATCACCGTCGCCCAACTCGAAAAAGAGTTCGCCGCACTCTTCCTCGGCGTCGGCCTCGGCGCCGCGACGCGCCTCCGCATTCCCGGCGAAGACCTGCCCGAAGTCCTCGATGCCCTAGACTACATCGCGCAGATTCACACGCAACGGCTCGACAAAATCCCCACCGGCCGTCGCGTCGCCGTCATCGGCGCCGGCAACACCGCCATCGACGCCGTCACCCAGTCGAAGCGCCTCGGCGCCGACCGCTCCTTCATCGTTTACCGCCGCGGCGAACCCGAAATGTCCGCCTACGATTTCGAATACGCACACGCCAAACACGACGGCGCGCATTTTCTTTTTCACGCCGCACCCCTCGAAATCCTTGCGACTGATGGCCACGTCTCCGGCCTCCGTCTCGTCCGCACGCGCCTCGTCGGCGACCGCGCCGAGGCGATTCCCGGCACCGAATGGATCGAGCCCTGCGACCTCGTGCTCAAAGCCGTCGGCCAGCAAAAGCAAGCCGCCCTCCTGCGCTCGCTCTTCCCCACGCTCGCCCTCGACGACCGCGGCGTCGTGCAACGCGATCCCCTCACCGGCGCGACCAATCTCCCCCACGTTTTCACCGGCGGCGATTGCGCCAACGGTGGACGCGAGGTCGTCAACGCCGTTGGCGAAGGCAAGAAGGCCGCTCTCGGCATCCACGCTTTCCTTACGCGGGCCCTGGCGTCGCTTCCCGTGCAACCCTCCCGCCTCGGCGCAAAAGCCGGCGCCAGCGGCTCCGGTCTGGTTCATCCCATCCGCGCGCACGAACTGGAAGCCGCGCTCCCGTCCCCCGCCCGCGGCTGA
- the preA gene encoding NAD-dependent dihydropyrimidine dehydrogenase subunit PreA — MADLSTNLAGIKSPNPFWVASGPPANTAYQAHRAFEAGWGGVVWKTIGDPIVNVASRYSALNYGRDRMIGLNNIELISDRSPETNFREIAEVKKRWPHHAVIASLMVDTRERWHEFVRRSTDAGADGIELNYGCPHGMCERGMGSAVGQQPAVAEKITSWVMEVATIPVIVKLTPNITDITAAARAAKRAGANAISLINTINSITNVNLDTFVPEPTVAGLSSHAGYCGPAVKPIALNMVQSCAADPAVGLPISGIGGIANWRDAAEFLALGSTSLQVCTAIMHYGFRIVEDMNEGLSAYLDSKGMKSINELIGRAVPTVQKWETLDLNWQRVARIDYEKCIGCNLCYIACEDGAHQCIDLLSPDELNIGLGPGRVPHKPVPKVREEDCVGCNLCSLVCPVDDCITMTEIPTGRPPLSWSDYQTRLAAGEISPLPPHP; from the coding sequence ATGGCCGATCTCTCCACCAACCTCGCCGGCATCAAGTCTCCCAATCCCTTCTGGGTCGCGAGCGGTCCGCCCGCCAACACCGCTTACCAGGCCCACCGCGCCTTCGAAGCCGGCTGGGGCGGCGTGGTCTGGAAAACCATCGGCGATCCGATCGTCAACGTCGCCTCGCGCTACTCCGCGTTGAACTACGGCCGCGACCGCATGATCGGCCTTAACAACATCGAGCTCATCAGCGACCGCTCGCCTGAGACGAATTTCCGCGAAATCGCCGAGGTCAAAAAACGCTGGCCGCACCACGCCGTCATCGCGTCCCTCATGGTCGACACGCGCGAACGCTGGCACGAATTCGTCCGCCGCTCCACCGACGCCGGCGCCGACGGCATCGAGCTGAATTACGGCTGCCCGCACGGCATGTGCGAACGCGGCATGGGTTCCGCCGTCGGCCAGCAACCCGCCGTCGCCGAAAAAATCACGAGCTGGGTCATGGAGGTCGCGACGATCCCCGTCATCGTCAAACTCACGCCCAACATCACCGACATCACCGCCGCCGCCCGCGCCGCCAAACGCGCCGGCGCCAACGCGATCTCGCTCATCAACACGATCAACTCGATCACCAACGTGAACCTCGACACGTTCGTGCCCGAACCCACCGTCGCCGGCCTCAGTTCGCACGCCGGTTATTGCGGCCCCGCCGTGAAGCCCATCGCGCTCAATATGGTTCAGTCTTGCGCCGCCGACCCCGCCGTCGGCCTCCCGATCTCCGGCATCGGCGGCATCGCCAACTGGCGCGACGCCGCCGAGTTCCTCGCCCTCGGCTCGACCAGCCTGCAAGTCTGCACCGCGATCATGCACTACGGTTTCCGCATCGTCGAAGACATGAACGAAGGCCTCAGCGCCTACCTCGACAGCAAAGGCATGAAGTCGATCAACGAACTCATCGGCCGCGCCGTTCCCACCGTGCAAAAATGGGAAACCCTCGACCTCAACTGGCAGCGCGTCGCGCGCATCGACTACGAGAAATGTATCGGCTGCAACCTGTGCTACATCGCCTGCGAAGACGGCGCGCACCAATGCATCGATCTCCTCTCGCCCGACGAACTCAACATCGGCCTCGGCCCTGGACGCGTCCCGCACAAACCCGTCCCCAAAGTCCGCGAAGAAGACTGCGTCGGCTGCAACCTCTGCAGCCTCGTGTGCCCGGTGGACGACTGCATCACGATGACGGAAATCCCCACCGGCCGCCCGCCGCTAAGCTGGAGTGACTATCAAACCCGCCTCGCCGCCGGCGAAATATCCCCCCTCCCGCCGCATCCGTGA
- a CDS encoding four helix bundle protein, whose translation MVKLQNPTSKLHRSAKLQLETKRPPNYAEANGTDWSVGEDSPATGRHPFDLEERTACFGAAIIRFLKKVPHGPNNNRLIDQLVGCGTSIGANYCEANEGVSKKDFRNIIGRCVKEAKETKFFLRMIATSEPALADQARTLYREAQELHLIFASIYRNTKP comes from the coding sequence GTGGTGAAGCTCCAAAATCCAACATCCAAGCTCCATAGAAGCGCCAAGCTTCAACTGGAAACGAAGCGCCCACCCAACTACGCTGAGGCGAACGGCACGGATTGGTCCGTGGGCGAGGATTCACCTGCGACCGGAAGACATCCCTTTGATTTGGAAGAACGGACGGCTTGTTTCGGCGCAGCCATTATTCGCTTCCTCAAAAAAGTTCCTCACGGACCCAACAACAACCGGTTGATCGACCAACTCGTAGGCTGCGGCACGAGCATAGGCGCCAACTATTGTGAGGCCAACGAAGGCGTTTCCAAAAAAGACTTCCGCAACATCATTGGCCGCTGCGTGAAAGAAGCGAAGGAAACGAAGTTTTTTCTTCGTATGATTGCCACCTCTGAACCCGCGCTCGCCGATCAAGCGCGCACGCTCTACCGCGAGGCGCAAGAACTGCACCTCATCTTCGCCAGCATCTATCGCAATACCAAGCCATGA
- a CDS encoding CoA-acylating methylmalonate-semialdehyde dehydrogenase: MTTPLTPCPHLIGGEWSTPSGATTPVYNPSTGEVIAECPVGGAAEINAAVAAAAAAFPAWRETPAVDRARIFFRFRHLIEQNHDRLCLSVSREHGKTLSEARGDVHRGMENVEYACGIPSLLFGDTLENLARNVDCETIVQPLGVCAGITPFNFPAMVPLWMYPLAIACGNTFVLKPSEKVPLTVILLAQLLEQAGLPKGVLNIVHGGRPCVDALLTHPQVKAISFVGSTPIAKYIYETGTRHGKRVQANGGAKNYIVVMPDADIAKTVEALSTAAFGCAGERCMAGSTALPVGAAAERLLPDLIAAANAIKVGRTDRPAPAAQPDMGPVITAAHRDRVLSLVAASESEGAKIIADGRRAKIADAPGGFYLGATVVDGVHPDMTLAREEVFGPVLNVMRMDDLDAAIAQANASAFGNGAAIFTNSGRAAREFKHRVKAGMVGINVGVPATMAMFPFTGWDDSFFGDLHIQGKEAVQFYTQQKVVTSRWFGGDVGDVWKK, from the coding sequence ATGACCACCCCGCTCACCCCCTGCCCGCACCTCATCGGCGGCGAATGGTCGACGCCCTCCGGCGCCACCACGCCCGTTTATAATCCCTCCACCGGCGAAGTCATCGCCGAGTGCCCCGTCGGCGGCGCCGCCGAAATCAACGCCGCCGTCGCCGCCGCCGCTGCAGCATTTCCCGCGTGGCGCGAAACCCCCGCCGTCGATCGCGCGCGCATCTTTTTCCGCTTCCGCCACCTCATCGAGCAAAACCACGACCGCCTCTGCCTCAGCGTTTCCCGTGAGCACGGCAAAACACTTTCCGAAGCGCGCGGCGATGTTCACCGCGGGATGGAAAACGTCGAATACGCCTGCGGCATTCCCTCGCTCCTCTTCGGCGACACCCTCGAAAACCTCGCGCGCAACGTCGACTGCGAGACCATCGTCCAGCCCCTCGGCGTTTGCGCCGGCATCACCCCCTTCAACTTCCCCGCCATGGTGCCGCTCTGGATGTATCCGCTCGCCATCGCGTGCGGCAATACGTTCGTCCTCAAGCCCAGCGAAAAAGTCCCGCTCACCGTCATCCTTCTCGCGCAGTTGCTCGAACAAGCCGGCCTGCCCAAAGGCGTGTTGAACATCGTCCACGGCGGGCGCCCATGCGTCGACGCCCTGCTCACGCATCCGCAGGTGAAAGCCATTTCCTTCGTCGGCTCCACCCCGATCGCGAAATACATTTACGAAACCGGCACGCGCCACGGCAAACGCGTCCAGGCCAACGGCGGCGCGAAAAACTACATCGTCGTCATGCCCGATGCCGACATCGCGAAGACCGTCGAAGCGCTCTCCACCGCCGCCTTCGGTTGCGCCGGCGAGCGTTGCATGGCCGGCTCGACCGCCCTCCCCGTCGGCGCCGCCGCCGAGCGGCTCCTGCCCGATCTCATCGCCGCCGCCAACGCGATCAAAGTCGGCCGCACCGATCGGCCCGCCCCCGCCGCCCAACCCGACATGGGCCCCGTCATCACCGCCGCCCACCGCGACCGCGTCCTCAGCCTCGTCGCCGCCAGCGAATCCGAAGGCGCCAAAATCATCGCCGACGGCCGCCGCGCCAAAATCGCCGACGCCCCCGGCGGGTTCTATCTCGGCGCCACGGTGGTCGACGGCGTGCACCCTGACATGACCCTCGCCCGCGAGGAAGTCTTCGGTCCCGTCCTCAATGTCATGCGCATGGACGACCTCGACGCCGCCATCGCGCAAGCCAACGCCTCCGCCTTCGGCAACGGCGCCGCCATCTTCACGAACAGCGGCCGCGCCGCCCGCGAGTTCAAGCATCGCGTGAAAGCTGGCATGGTCGGCATCAACGTGGGCGTCCCGGCGACGATGGCCATGTTCCCCTTCACCGGCTGGGACGACTCCTTCTTCGGCGATCTCCACATTCAAGGGAAGGAAGCCGTGCAATTCTACACGCAGCAAAAAGTCGTCACGAGTCGCTGGTTCGGCGGCGACGTCGGCGACGTGTGGAAAAAATAG
- the hydA gene encoding dihydropyrimidinase, producing the protein MSLLIKNGEIITADSRYVADIYCEGETITHIDRHLSAPAGTEVIDAQGKYVFPGFIDPHVHIHLPFMGTLAKDTYESGSRAALVGGTTTLIEMCCPARQDDALQSFEQWMNNAVGKSACDFSFHMGVTKFDDATAAQLREIVRRGISSFKIFLAYKGAFGIDDTELYRALKLARELGVVVTAHCENETLVAERCKELLAAGKTDPGQHHESRPPAVEAEGVHHLMTFAELTGAAVYIVHLSCREALDEAIAARQRGVRVGIETLIQYLTLDKSYAERPGFEGAKYVMSPPLRDVRNQEVLWHGLRDGLINTVATDHAPFDFAGQKPLGRDDFTKIPNGIPSLEERINLLYTYGVKRGRIDLHTFVNVASTAVAKQFDLFPRKGAIQPGADADLVVFDPNYRGNISVATQHMAVDYSAFEGWPIEGRASVVTVRGQVAARDGQFTGTLGRGRFLQRKPSHF; encoded by the coding sequence ATGAGCCTGCTGATTAAGAACGGCGAAATCATCACCGCCGACTCCCGCTACGTGGCCGATATCTACTGCGAGGGCGAAACGATCACGCACATCGACCGCCACCTTTCCGCTCCCGCCGGCACCGAGGTGATCGACGCGCAGGGTAAATACGTCTTCCCCGGCTTCATCGACCCGCACGTCCACATCCATCTGCCCTTCATGGGCACCCTCGCCAAAGATACGTATGAATCCGGCTCGCGCGCGGCCTTGGTCGGCGGCACCACCACGCTCATCGAAATGTGCTGTCCCGCACGCCAGGACGACGCTCTGCAATCCTTCGAACAATGGATGAACAACGCCGTCGGTAAATCCGCCTGCGATTTCTCGTTCCACATGGGCGTCACGAAATTTGACGACGCCACCGCCGCGCAGCTTCGCGAAATCGTGCGCCGCGGCATCTCGTCGTTCAAAATCTTCCTCGCCTACAAAGGCGCCTTCGGCATCGACGACACCGAACTCTACCGCGCGCTCAAGCTCGCCAGAGAACTCGGCGTCGTTGTCACCGCGCACTGCGAAAACGAGACCCTCGTCGCCGAACGCTGCAAGGAACTGCTCGCCGCCGGCAAGACCGACCCCGGCCAGCATCACGAAAGCCGCCCGCCCGCCGTCGAGGCCGAGGGCGTGCACCATTTGATGACGTTCGCCGAACTCACCGGCGCCGCCGTTTACATTGTCCACCTCTCCTGCCGCGAAGCGCTCGACGAGGCTATCGCCGCCCGCCAGCGCGGCGTGCGCGTCGGCATCGAAACGCTCATCCAATATCTCACGCTCGACAAATCCTACGCCGAACGCCCGGGCTTCGAAGGCGCGAAATACGTCATGTCGCCGCCCTTGCGCGACGTGCGCAACCAGGAGGTCCTCTGGCACGGCCTCCGCGACGGCCTCATCAACACCGTCGCCACCGACCACGCGCCCTTCGATTTCGCCGGCCAAAAACCGCTCGGCCGCGACGACTTCACCAAGATCCCCAACGGCATTCCATCGCTCGAGGAGCGCATCAACCTGCTCTACACGTACGGCGTGAAACGCGGACGGATCGATCTGCACACCTTCGTCAACGTCGCCAGCACCGCCGTCGCGAAACAGTTCGACCTCTTTCCCCGCAAAGGCGCCATCCAGCCCGGCGCCGACGCCGACCTCGTCGTCTTCGACCCGAATTATCGCGGCAATATTTCCGTCGCGACGCAGCACATGGCCGTCGATTACAGCGCCTTCGAGGGCTGGCCGATCGAAGGTCGCGCCAGCGTCGTCACCGTCCGTGGCCAGGTCGCCGCGCGCGACGGACAATTCACCGGCACCCTCGGCCGCGGGCGCTTCCTGCAACGGAAGCCCAGCCATTTTTAA
- a CDS encoding NCS1 family nucleobase:cation symporter-1 produces the protein MSTESRTSGTLTDPSAGSSVLTTSPLYNADLAPVPAERRTWTRWHIAALWVGMAVCIPTYTIASGLIASGLNWWQALLCVLLGNLIVLIPMTLNAHPGTAYGIPFPVLLRASFGTLGANLPALMRAIVACGWFGIQTWVGGAAIYSTAAIIFGFDPATKIALPVLGLSPGEFSCFLLFWAINVYFIVRGMESIKWLETFSAPFLLLVGGALMLWAYHAAHGFGPIFAQPDTLFAAGKFWPIFGGGLTAMVGFWATLSLNIPDFSRFARSQRDQIVGQALGLPTTMTFYSFIGIVVTSATLVIFGNAIWDPVVVIAKFGSKSLSALALLTLAVATLSTNIAANVVSSANDFSNLAPRRISFKLGGLLTAIIGLVMMPWKLMADPTGYIFTWLIGYSALLGPIAGIMIADYFVVRRKQLDVAALYDPHGAYRFTHGFSLVALLAFLLAVLPSLPGFLVAVGAVAPTSVAPIFLNLYNIAWFVGFALAFAVYLVLRPLARRA, from the coding sequence ATGTCCACTGAATCCAGAACCAGCGGCACGCTTACCGATCCGTCCGCCGGATCATCCGTCTTAACCACCTCGCCGCTCTACAATGCCGATCTCGCGCCCGTGCCCGCCGAGCGTCGCACATGGACGCGCTGGCACATCGCCGCCCTCTGGGTCGGCATGGCCGTTTGCATCCCCACCTACACCATCGCCTCGGGACTCATCGCGAGCGGCCTGAATTGGTGGCAGGCGCTCCTCTGCGTGCTGCTCGGCAATCTCATCGTGCTGATTCCGATGACGCTCAACGCCCACCCCGGCACCGCCTACGGCATCCCGTTTCCGGTGTTGTTGCGCGCGAGTTTCGGCACCCTCGGCGCCAACCTTCCCGCCCTCATGCGCGCGATCGTGGCCTGCGGCTGGTTTGGCATTCAAACCTGGGTCGGCGGCGCGGCGATTTATAGCACCGCCGCGATTATTTTCGGCTTCGATCCCGCGACCAAAATCGCCCTTCCGGTCCTCGGCCTCTCGCCCGGCGAGTTCTCCTGCTTCCTGCTGTTTTGGGCCATCAACGTTTACTTCATTGTCCGCGGCATGGAGTCCATCAAATGGCTGGAAACGTTCAGCGCGCCGTTTCTCCTCCTTGTTGGCGGCGCGTTGATGCTTTGGGCCTATCACGCCGCGCACGGTTTCGGCCCGATCTTTGCCCAACCCGACACGCTCTTCGCCGCCGGAAAATTCTGGCCCATCTTCGGCGGCGGCCTCACCGCGATGGTGGGCTTCTGGGCGACGCTCTCGCTCAACATTCCCGACTTCTCCCGCTTCGCCCGCTCGCAACGCGACCAAATCGTCGGCCAGGCGCTCGGCCTGCCGACGACGATGACATTCTACTCGTTCATCGGCATCGTGGTCACGAGCGCCACGCTCGTCATCTTTGGCAACGCGATCTGGGATCCCGTGGTCGTCATTGCGAAGTTCGGCAGCAAATCTCTCTCCGCCCTCGCGCTCCTCACGCTCGCCGTCGCCACGCTCTCGACCAACATCGCGGCCAACGTCGTCTCCTCCGCCAACGATTTCTCCAACCTCGCTCCGCGGCGCATCAGTTTCAAACTCGGCGGCCTCCTCACCGCCATCATCGGCCTGGTCATGATGCCGTGGAAACTCATGGCGGATCCGACCGGCTACATCTTCACCTGGCTGATCGGCTATAGCGCGCTCCTCGGCCCCATCGCCGGCATCATGATCGCCGACTACTTCGTCGTCCGCCGCAAGCAGCTCGACGTCGCCGCGCTCTACGATCCGCACGGCGCCTATCGCTTCACCCACGGCTTCAGCCTCGTCGCGCTGCTCGCGTTTCTCCTCGCCGTGCTGCCGTCACTGCCGGGCTTTCTCGTCGCCGTCGGCGCGGTCGCGCCAACGAGCGTCGCGCCGATATTCCTCAACCTCTATAACATCGCCTGGTTCGTCGGCTTCGCGCTCGCGTTCGCCGTTTACCTCGTCCTCCGCCCCCTCGCGCGCCGCGCCTGA